The DNA segment CGCCTCGGCCGCGACCGCGTCGAGGTTCGTCCCCTTGAAGCCGTGCTGGGTGAAGTGCCGCCGCGCCGCTTCGAGGATGCGCTGGCGACGCGCAGGGTCGCGGGGCTTCTGGATACGTCGGCCTGCCATCCCGACCAAGATGACTCATAAGGTCGTTCGAGTCAACTCCGGCCACGTTCGAGCGAGCGCGCGTGTCCCGCGAGCTCGCTCGAGCGCGGCGCCTCGGCCCCGATCAGTCGATGTCCTCGCCCTTGGCGACGAGCTTGCCGTCCGCGGTCACGGCGACCTCGAGCTTCTGGCCGTCGGCTTTCTCGATCTCCGCCTTGTAGTGGACCTGGCCGCCCTTCAGCGAGATCTGCTCGACCTTCTTGATCTGGCCCCCGCTGGCCCACGTCCGGAGGGTCGTTTGCGCCGCGGTGGGCAGGTTCGCGAACGGGATATCGGACTTGTCGGCGTCTTCGTATTGATCCTCGAGCGAATGCCCCTCGTGGTGGTCCGCCAGGGCCGGCGCCGCGAAGAGCCCGAGCGCGAGCGCGGCGAACAAGGGCCGGAGTACCCGAGTCATGATCGTCTCCTTCCGGTTGAATGCCTGCCGCGACCCTCGCAGCAGGCTCCCCACCTCGCACATGCGAGACCGGTGCCGTTTCCCGCGTGAACGCCGCGCCCGAGAGAGCCCGAGCCCGCCACGCTCGGGCAACGATCGAGGAGCGGAGCGAGGAGGCCCCAGGCTCCTCCGCGCGCCTTCATCCAGAGAAGATCAAGCCGCCCGCTCTTCGCGCGGCGTCGAGTCGAGGTAAGCGCGGCTCACCTCGGATTCGTCGAGGAAACCCACGATCCTGCCCGAATCGTCGACGACGGGCACCTCCCGCACGCCCTGCGCGAGCAGCACCTCGGTCGCCTTCCTCAAATCATCGTCCGGCCGCAACGTCACGGGCGGCTGCATGGCGTCGGCGGCGACGGTCAATCCCTCGAGCTCGCGCTCCGTGGCCAGCAAACGCACGACGTCACTCGTGATGACCCCGGCCATCTTGCCGTGCGCGTCGAGCACGGGGAACACGTCCTGCCAGCCCGTGTCGGCCGCGAGGCGGAGGACCTCGTGCACGGGCGTCGCGAGGGCAAAATGGACGAAGGGCCTGCCGGCGACCATCACGTCGGCGACCTTGAGGGAGCGGAGCACGTCGAGCACGCCCGGCGGATGCGCCGGAGAATCACGCTGCGTGGGGACCTGGGCCGAATAAAGCGAGCGATCGCGAAGCGCCACGAACGCAATGCCCTCGGCCAGCATGAGCGGCACGAGCAGGTCATAGCTGCCCGCGAGCTCGCAAACCATGACGAGCGAGCCGATCGGCACGTGCGCGACGCCCCCGTAAAACGTGCCCATCCCGACGAGCGCGAAGGCGCCGGGGTCGATGCGCGGATCGCCGATCGAGAGCTCCGCGATGCGGCCGAACGCGCCCCCGACGAGCCCGCCGATCGCCAGCGACGGGGCGAAATCGCCGGCGCTGCCGCCCGTGCCGATGGTGAGCGACGCGGCGACGATCTTGAGCACCGCGAGCACCACGAGCAGCTCCACGCCGTGCCAGCCCTCGGGCAACCACGACGCGCCCGTGATGGCCACCTGCGCGGCGCCATAACCGCCCCCGAGCACGCCGATCCCCTGCCCCGCCGGCACGACGTGCCACGCGCCGAGGAAAAGCAGCAATGGCACCGCCACGAGCCCGAGCGCGAGCCCGCCAACGCCCGGGCGCGCCCAGTCGGGGACGGGCAGGCGCGCAGAGGCGCGCTTCACGAAGTCCATCGTCTTGAGGAATACGATGGCCGAGAGCGCGATGAAGATGGCGAGGAGCGCATAAAGCGGCAGGTGCGCCGGGACGAACGGATACCGCGGCGAATGCGCGAACAGCGTGGCCTCGCCGAAGACCGAGATGAAGACCGAATACGAAAGGACGCTCGCGAGCAGCGCGGGGACGAGCGCGTCGTTCTCCACG comes from the Polyangium spumosum genome and includes:
- a CDS encoding chloride channel protein, with product MDPSPDKPGPGATRTPLPTPRAQGILSALFVEASPIDLRLVGRTLFHAALVGVGAGVVSVVFFAAIELLDRFFLAGLAGYRALRAAGEAFFGEHAAGTFRPWVLFMLPGLGGLASGLVTRLAPECRGGGGDAMIEAFHRHGGVLRRRVIWVKALASALTLGTGGAGGREGPTMQIGAAFGSFVAGTLNVSARERRILMISGVAAGMSAIFRTPLGAALLATEVLYRDDVENDALVPALLASVLSYSVFISVFGEATLFAHSPRYPFVPAHLPLYALLAIFIALSAIVFLKTMDFVKRASARLPVPDWARPGVGGLALGLVAVPLLLFLGAWHVVPAGQGIGVLGGGYGAAQVAITGASWLPEGWHGVELLVVLAVLKIVAASLTIGTGGSAGDFAPSLAIGGLVGGAFGRIAELSIGDPRIDPGAFALVGMGTFYGGVAHVPIGSLVMVCELAGSYDLLVPLMLAEGIAFVALRDRSLYSAQVPTQRDSPAHPPGVLDVLRSLKVADVMVAGRPFVHFALATPVHEVLRLAADTGWQDVFPVLDAHGKMAGVITSDVVRLLATERELEGLTVAADAMQPPVTLRPDDDLRKATEVLLAQGVREVPVVDDSGRIVGFLDESEVSRAYLDSTPREERAA